DNA from Sphingomonas sp. R1:
TGTAGCCGACGCGCGCCGCGCCGATCGGGCCCATGAAGGGCACGCCCGAGAGGGTGAGCGCTGCCGAGGCGGCGATCATCGAGAGGATGTCGGGCTCGTTCTCGCCGTCATAGCTCAGCACCTGAGCGATGGCGTTGATCTCGTTGTAGAAGCCTTCCGGGAACAGCGGGCGGATCGGGCGGTCGATGAGGCGGGAGACCAGCGTCTCCTTCTCGGTGGCGCCGCGCTCGCGCTTGAAGAAGCCACCCGGGATGCGGCCGGCGGCCGAGAATTTTTCCTGGTAGTGGACGGTCAGCGGGAAGAAGTCCTGGCCTTCCTTCACGCTCTTGGCGGCGGTGACCGCGCACAACACCACGGTTTCGCCGAGGGTCGCGATCACCGCGCCGTCGGCCTGGCGGGCAACCTTGCCCGTTTCGAGAGTCAGCGTCTTGCCGCCCCACTCGATCGATACAGTCTTCTTGTCGAACATGTCGTTTCCTTCACTCCCCGGTGCCAATCACGCGGGGGGCCTATGCGTGAGCCGTATGTGGCTCGTGGGACCGACCGTATTGCCGGATCCCCCGTTCGTCCCCGGCGCCTTTCGCCCGGGACCGCCGGTGCGTTATCGCACCGGAATGACAAAAAGGCGACCCGAAGGTCGCCTTTCCGTGTTACTTGCGAAGACCGAGCTTCGCGATGAGATCTGCGTAGCGCGCCTGGTCCTTCTTCTTCAGATAGTCCAGCAGGCTGCGGCGCTTGTTGACCAGCATCAGCAGACCGCGGCGCGAGTGATTGTCCTTCGCGTGGGTCTTGAAGTGCTCGGTGAGGTTGGCGATGCGCTCCGAGAGGATCGCGACCTGCACTTCGGGGCTGCCGGTGTCACCCTCGTTGCGAGCGTGTTCCTTGACGAGCGCTTCCTTGCGCTCCTGCGTGATCGACATAGGCGTTCCTTCGACATCTAAGGCTACAGGTTGAAGCCGCGTACGACCCGGATGCTTCCGGCTTCCGCCTCTACCAGCGCGACGGGGGTATCCCCGAGCAGCGCGAAATAGAGGCCATCGTCTTTGGCAATCCCGACCAAGACCCGCCCCTGGCGGAGCAGCCCTGCCTGATCGGGGGTGAGGGGTAGAGCCGGGATGTCGTCCAGCCCCGCCCTCAGCGGCAGGCAAATGTCTTCAAGGCGCCGCTCCTTAGCGGCATCCGCCAAAGAGTCCAGCGAAATCGCCTGATCCAGGGTGAAGGGCCCCGCCTTGATCCGGCGGAGATAGGTGACATGGCCGACGGTGCCAAGCGCGCGGGCGATGTCGCGGGCGAGGCTGCGGATGTACGTGCCCTTGGAGACATGGGCGCGGAGGGTGGCGCACTGCGCGCCATCCTCGTTCTGCCAAGATAGATACTGCAGATCGTGGATCGTGATCCGACGCGTCGCCAATGTAACTTCCTGACCCGATCGCGCGAGGTCATAGGCGCGCTCGCCATTGACCTTCAGTGCGGAATAGGCGGGCGGCAGTTGATCGATCTCGCCCAGAAATTGCCCGAGGACATCCTCGACGTCCGCGCCGTCGACGAACACCTCGGATGTCGCAATCACCTTCCCCTCGGCGTCCAGCGTATCCGTCTCCACCCCGAACCGGATGGTGAAGTCGTACACCTTGTCGCTGTCGAGCATGCGCCCGGCGAGCTTGGTCGCCTCGCCCAGCGCGATCGGCAGCACGCCGGTCGCCAGCGGATCGAGCGTGCCGCCATGGCCGACCTTCACCTTGGCATAGCCGCCCTCGCGCAGCGCGCGCTTCACCGCGCTCACGCCTTGTGTCGAGCCGAGGCCCAGGGGTTTGTCGAGAAGGATCCAGCCATGCATCGCCGCGGCCATAAGCGGCGATCCGGGCGCGCGCAAACCACGACATAATTGCAACAGGTCGAAGCAAACCGTCCCGCCCGCCAATGGTAGCGCTTGATACAAGTGACGCTTCCGCTACAGGCGCGCGAAAAATCAGCGACATCGACAAGAAACGATCGCGACATCGCGCCGGAGAGGACGGCCATCACAGCACGGGGATTCGATTCCGCCATGACAAACGCTACTCTCCTCCGCGTCCTGCTCCTCGGCAGCGCTGCGCTCACCACGCCTTCGGCGCTCGCCGCCACCCGCAACGATACGCCCGCCCCGGTCCAGGGCGTCCAGCCCGACGACAGCGCGCCGCAGCAGAGCGGCGAGATCGTCGTCACCGCCCAGCGCCGGACCGAAGCCGCGAAGGACGTGCCCGTCGCCGTCACCGCGATCAGCGGCGAGAAGCTCGAGGTGCTCAACTCCTCGGGTCTCGACATCCGCTTCCTCGCCGCGCGCACGCCCAGCCTGCAGATCGAAAGCTCGTTCGGCCGCACCTTCCCGCGCTTCTACATCCGCGGCCTCGGCAACACCGATTTCGATCCCAACGCCGCCCAGCCGGTGTCGGTGGTCTATGACAATGTCGCGCTCGAGAACCCGATGCTGAAGGCCTTCCCGGCGTTCGACCTGGCACGCGTCGAAGTGCTGCGCGGGCCGCAGGGCACCCTGTTCGGCCGCAACACGCCGGCCGGTGTGGTAAAGCTCGAATCGCAGCGCCCGACCGACAAGTACGAAGCGCAGGGCAGCGTCAGCTGGGCGACCTACAACACGATCAATGCCGATCTCGCGCTCAACGCCCCGCTCGGCAACGGCTTCAGCCTGCGCGTCTCGGGCCTGGTCCAGCACCGCGACAACTGGGTGGTGAACGACAGCACCAGCGCCAAGAGCGTCGCCAATCGCAAGCTGGAAGGCTATACCGATCGCGCCGGCCGCGTGCAGCTCGCCTACACCAGCGGCGACTTCAACGCGCTGCTCAACGTCCATGGCCGCGACCTCGAGGGCACGCCGCGCGTCTTCCGCGCCGGCCTGTTCCAGCAGGGCTCGAACAACTTCTCGGCAGGCTTCGACCCCAAGCACGTCAAGCTCGACGGCTATACCAGCCAGTGGCTGGAGCAGTGGGGCACCAACCTGCAGCTCGACTATCATTTCGACGGGATCGGTACGCTCTACTCGGTCACCGCGTTTGAGCGCGCCAAGGTGCAGAGCACCGGCGACATCGACGGCGGCGACACCTATGCCTTCCCGGCGCTTGGCCTGAACAAGGCGCTGTTCGATTCGAACACCGGCGGCATCACCAGCCCCAAGGAGTTCAGCCAGGAACTGCGCTTCGCCACCGACCAGTTCGGGGCCTTCCGCGGCCAGGCCGGCCTCTATTATTTCGACCAGAACCTCACCTACAGCGAATATGGCTATCCGCTGGGCGGCGGCGCGCAGAACCAGAATATCGGGCACGTCAACATCAACGAGAATTACGGCGTGTTCGCCTCGGGCGAATTCAAGGCGACCGAGCAGCTCACGCTGCGCGCCGGCGTCCGCTATTCGCACGATCGCAAGAACGACGTGATCACCGGCTTCGGCCCGCTGACTGCCGGCCTCAAGCTGCCGGTGCAGACGAAGGTGAAGGGCGAGGCAGTGACCTGGGACGCCAGCGCGACCTATGCGCTGACCCCGGACGTCAACGTCTATGCACGCTTCGCCACCGGCTATCTCGGCCCGGCGATCCAGGATCGCGTGACCTTCGGCTCGGTGCCGACCACTGCCGGCAAGCAGTTCACCAAGTCCGCGGAAGCCGGCGTGAAGGGATCGCTCCCGGCGCAGGGCCTGAACTATGCCCTGACCGGCTACTGGTTCCGCACCGACGATCTGCAGCTCACCGCGGTGGGCGGCGCGAGCAACTCGACGCGGCTGCTTTCGGCCGATCACGTCAACGGGTACGGCGTCGAGGCGGAATTCGGCTATCGCCCGGTCCGTGGCCTCGAGCTGACGGCCAGCGGCAGCTACAACTTCACCCAGATCCGCGATCCCAAGCTTGCGGTGGCGGTGTGCGGCTCGCTCTGCACGGTGACCGATCCCACCACCACGATCGGCGGCACCACCGTTGCGCTGGTCGACGGCAACCCGCTGCCGCAGGCGCCGCGCTGGGTGCTGAACGCCACTGCGCGTTACGGCGTGCCGCTGGCGAACGGCGGCGAGGTCTATGTCTATACCGACTGGGCCTATCGCAGCTCGGTGAACTTCTTCCTCTACTCGGCGAAGGAGTTCCGCGGCCGCGCGCTGACCGAGGGTGGCCTGCGCATCGGCTATCGCGCACCGCAGGGCTATGAGGTGGCGGCGTTCGCGCGCAACATCCTCAACCAGATCCGTGCGCAGAGCGCGATCGACTTCAACAACCTGACCGGCATGATCAACGAGCCGCGCATCATCGGCGGCGAGATCCGGTTCCACTTCTGATCGGAGGCGCGGGGCTCCCCCCGCGCACTTCATAGCGGAAGGGCGTCGCGGGGATCCCTGCGGCGCCCTTTTCGCTGTCAGCCGATGGTACCGCGCCGCTCCACGAAATGGCGTCGGCACAGCGCGACATAGCGATCATTGCCGCCGATCTCGCGCTGCTCGCCTTCGCGCACCGCGCGCCCTTCGGCATCGACGCGCAGGTTCATCGTCGCCTTGCGGCCGCATTCGCAGACCGACTTGATCTCGACCAGCGAGTCCGCGATCGCCAGCAGCGCCGCCGCGCCCTCGAACAGCACACCCCGGAAATCGGTGCGCAGGCCGTAGCAGAGCACCGGCACCTCATCCTCGTCGCACACGGCTGCAAGCTGGCGCACCTGCGGCGCGGAGAGGAATTGCGCCTCGTCCACCAGCACACAGGCGAGCGGCGCCGCGAAATGGGCGTCCTGGACGATGCTGCGCAGGTCGGTGAGGGCATCGAAGGGGATGGCATCGGCATGGATGCCGAGCCGCGAGTCGATCACGCCGTGCCCGCCGCGATCGTGAACGCCGGCGGTGAACAGCAGCGTCCGCATGCCGCGCTCGCGATAGTTGAAATCGGCCTGCAGCAGCGTGGTCGATTTGCCTGCGTTCATCGAGGCATAGTAGAAATAGAGCTTGGCCATGGCGGCATCACACCGAAACTGCCGCCGATGTCCAGTGGCCCGCACGCGCGGCGGGGCAGATCAGCCCTGATCGTCCTCGCCGAGATCGCGTGCCACGTTGGGCGCGCGGAGCAGCTTGTCGATATGGCTGCCCTCGTCGAAGCTCTCGTCCGAGAGAAACTTGAGCCGGGCGGCGTACTTCATCTTCACGCGGTGCGCGACCTCGCGCTGGAGGAAGGCCGTGTTGGTGCGCAGCGCCTTGAGCACCGCCTCCTCGTCCTTGCCGAGCAGCGGCTTCACGAACACCGTCGCGTGGCGCAGGTCCGGGGACATGCGCACTTCGGTTACCGACACCATGTGCTTCGCCAGCACATCGTCATGCACGTCGCCGCGCTGGAGGATCTCGCTGAGGATATGGCGCACCTGTTCGCCCACGCGCAGCACGCGGACGGAGCGGGTTTCATCGGTGTCGTTCTGGCGCATCTTGTGATTCTGACCGGTTTTCGCTATCTAGGACAGGCTACGTTGTGAACTTGCAATAAGTCACTTCCTGAGCCCGGGTGTTCCAGCGCCCGGGCTCAAATCATATTGGGCTCCCGGCGTTCCAGCGCCGGGAGCCCGCACTGGTTACTTGCGGCTCAGCTCAATCAGCTTCACCACCAGCCCGAGCAGTGCGACGACGAACGTCGCTGCGCCCAGAACCAGAATCGCTACATTGTTTACTTGCAAATTGATCACCTCCTTTCCGGCCGCAGGTGCAGCCGGAAAGGAAGCGTATCACAGGCGAAGCTGTCGAGGAACAAAAGGTGTCCATCGGCAGCTCTGCCCCATTACAGCGTACGTTCGCGCAGCTCGACTTCGTAGGTTTCGAGATAGTCGCCCGCCTTGATGTCCACGAAGTTCTGCGTGAACGTCACGCCGCACTCGAGACCGGCGCGCACTTCGGCGACATCGTCCTTGAACCTACGCAGCGAGGCGATCTCGCCGGTGTAGATGATGACGTCGTTGCGCGTGATGCGCGCCTTGAGCGCCTTGCGGATGAAGCCATCGACGACCAGCAGACCGGCTGCCTTGCCGTGCTTGCCCGCCGAGAAGACTTCCTTGATCTCGGCGCGGCCGACGACCGTTTCGAAGGCTTCCGGACCCAGCTCGCCCGCCATGCCGGCGCGGATCTCGTCGGTCAGGTCGTAGATGACGTCGTAATACTTCAGCGCCACCTTGTTCCGCTCGGCGATCTCGCGGGCCTTGGCATTGGCACGGACGTTGAAGCCGATGATCGGCGCGCCGCTGGCGGCTGCCAGCGAAACGTCGCTCTCGGTGATGCCGCCCACGCCCGAGTGCAGGATGCGCACGCGGATATCGTCGTTGCCCAGCTTGCTGAGCGCACCCACGATCGCCTCGGTCGACCCTTGCGTGTCGGCCTTGACCACCACCGGATATTCGATCGCCTGCTTGTCCTTGAGCGCGGAGAACATGCTCTCCAGGCTCGCCGGCGCCTGCGTCGTGCGCTTCTGGAGCAGCACGCCCTGGCGATATTCGGCGACCTCGCGGGCACGCGCCTCGTTCTCGACCACCTGCATCGGATCGCCGGCCGACGGCACGCCCGAGATGCCGAGCACCTCGACCGGCATCGCCGGGCCCGCTTCCTTGATCTGGCGACCCTTGTCGTCGATCATCGCACGGACCTTGCCGCTCTCCGCGCCGACGACGAACACGTCGCCCACGCGCAGCGTGCCGCGATTGACGAGGATCGTCGCGACCGGGCCGCGGCCCTTGTCGAGCTTCGCCTCGATCACGGTGCCTTCGGCCTCGCGATCGGGGTTGGCGCGCAGTTCGAGCAGTTCGGCCTGGAGCTGGATCTTCTCGATCAGCTCGTCGAGGCCGATCTTCTTCAGCGCCGAGACTTCGACGTTCTGGACGTCGCCGCCCATCTCCTCGACGATCACCTCATGCTCGAGCAGACGCTCGCGCACCTTCTGCGGGTTGGCGCTGTCGAGGTCGACCTTGTTGATCGCCACGATCATCGGCACGCCGGCCGCCTTGGTGTGATTGATCGCCTCGATCGTCTGCGGCATCAGCCCGTCGTTCGCGGCCACCACCAGCACGACGATGTCGGTGACGTTGGCACCGCGCGCGCGCATGTCGCTGAACGCTTCGTGGCCCGGCGTGTCGAGGAAGGTGATCTTCGACTTGTCCTTCAGGGTCACCTGATAGGCGCCGATATGCTGGGTGATGCCGCCGGCTTCGCCGCGCACCACATCGGTGCCACGCAGCGCGTCGAGCAGCGAGGTCTTGCCGTGATCGACGTGACCCATGATCGTGACGACCGGCGGACGCGGCTGCAGCTTGTCCTCGGGATCCAGCTCGGTATCGACCTGGATGTCGACGTCGCTGTCGCTGACGCGCTGCACGTTATGGCCGAAATCGGTGACCAGCAGTTCGGCGGTGTCCTGGTCGATCGTCTGGTTGACGGTGACCATCATGCCCATCTTGAACAGGGCCTTCACCAGATCCGCGCCCTTTTCGGCCATGCGGTTGGCGAGTTCCTGCACGGTGATGGCGTCGGGCACCACCACGTCGCGGACCTGCTTGATCTGCGGCTCGCGCGGGCCGCCATAGGAGCGGCGATGCTCCTTCTCACGCGCGCGCTTCAGCGCCGCGAGGCTGCGCGCGCGCGCACCATCGTCGCCGCCCAGGGCGCGCGTGACGGTGAGCTTGCCCGACTGGCGGCGATCGTCGCCCTTGCGGTCGCGCGACGGCTTGGCCGGATCGGCACCCGGGCGGCGCGGCGCGGCGCCGGGACCCGAAGGCGCCGGACGCGCGGCACCGGCACCAGCGGCGGGACGCTGCTGGTTCTGGTTCTGCTGCGGTGCCTGCTGCTGCGGCTGCTGCTGCTGGGTCGCGGCAGGCGCTGCCTGCTGCGGCTCGGGCTTGGGCTGCGGCTTGGGAATTTCGGGACGCACGACCGGCGTGAAGCGGCGCGGCGCGGGCAGCGACGCATCGAGCTGCAGCGTGATCGGACCCTGCGGGATCGGACGACGCGGCGGCTGCGCGGGCGCGGCCGGCTTGGGCGCTGCGGCCTGCGGCTGGGCGGGCTTGGGCGCCGCCGGCTGCTGCGGGGCCGCGGCCTGGGGCGCTGCCGGAGCAGGCGCGGGTGCAGGAGTCGGCTCCGGCGTCGGCGCGGGCGCAGGGGCCGGAGCCTCCGCTACCACTTCCGGCGTCGGTTCCGGGGCGGGCGCAGGCGCGGGCGTCGGCTCGGGCGCAGCGGCTTCGGCCGGGGCGGCAGCCGCCTCGGTCTGGGCACGCGCACGCTCTTCGGCGCGGCGACGCTCTTCTTCCTGTGCCTCGGCACGGAGGCGGTCGTCGCGACGACGGCTTTCCTCCAGCGCCTGCATGCGCTGTTCCTCGGCCTCGCGGAGCAGCTTGGCCTGACGCTCCTGCGGCGAGAGATTGTCCATCGGCCGGCGCGGCGGCTGGGCAGCCGGGCGCGGCGCCTGCTGCTGCGGGGCAGCGGCGCGGGGAGCCTGAGCAGCCGGAGCCTCGGGCGCAGCGGCAGGGGCCGGCGTCGACTCGTCGATCGGCGCACCCTGCGGGCCGAGAACACGGCGACGCTTGACCTCCACGACCACGGTGTTGGAACGGCCATGGCTGAAGCTCTGCTTCACCTTGCCGGTTTCCACCGTGCGCTTCAGACCCAGCGGTGCGCGCATGCCCAGTTTCGGCTTGTCGTTTTCGGTGTCGCTCATGCGGCTACTCAAGTTCCTCGATAATGTTCGTCGTCAATGGCACGGCGGACGGCAAAGCCGATGCGCCTTGCGATTCGGAATCGCAAGACACGGGATCAGGTTCGGGTCCGATAAAGTGCAGCCAGCGGTTGAGCGCTTCGCTCGTCCGTTGCGCCGCCCGGGCGTCGATAAGTCCGGCGTGTACCACATTTTCGCGGCCTAACGCCAAGGACAATATGGTGCGCGTGACCGGCAATGTTAAGCCCTTCAGGGCAGAACCTTCCCGATCCGAGCCAACCCGCCACGCCTGCGCCAGCTTGCGGCTGCCGTCGTCGCGGGCGTCGGATGCGTGCAGCAGCAGATGGAGTCGGCCGCTGCGCGCGGCCTTTTCGATCCGCTCGGCACCGATCACCACATAGCCCGCCTTCGCCTCCAGTCCCAGCCGGTCGAGCGCGGCGCGCTGCAGCTGGGCGGCGATCCGGTCCTCCAGATCGTCGGGAATGCGCAGGTCGCCGGTGCGGAAGCTGCGAGAGAGGGCGCCCTTCAGCCTGCCCTTGTCGCGCGACGCCGCGAGCCCCGCCTTGTCGACGGAGATCCAGGCGCCGCGGCCGGGGGCCTTGGCACGAATGTCGGGCAGCACTTCGCCCTCGGGCGAAAGCACGAGTCGGATCAGCCCTTCCCGCGGCGATTCCTCGCGCGACAGGATGCAGGTGCGAACCGCGTCGGTCATCGTCCCCTCCCGTTGCCGAGAGGGGGGACGACCAATGCCAATGTCAGTCGGCGCGTATCATTGTTCGGAGTCCGCAATTGCGTCCTCCTCGCCTGCTTCCGCAGGTTCTTCATCGGCGAACCAATGGGCGCGGGCCGCCATGATGATCTCGTTGCCCTGTTCGTCGCTCAGGCCATATTCCGCCAGGATGCCGCCCTTGGGCTCCTTGCGGGGGGTGTCGTCGCCGCGGCGACGCGGCTCGGCGCGCTTCTTCTCGACCAGCTCGTCGGTCGCCAGGTCGGCGAGGTCGTCGAGCGTCTTGATGCCCGCCTTGCCGAGCGTGACCAGCATCGCTTCGGTGAGGTACGGCATGGTCGTCAGGTCGTCCTCGACGCCCAGCGCGCGGCGCTCCTCGCGATTGGCTTCCTCGCGGCGCTCCAGTGCTTCCTGGGCGCGGTTCTGGAGTTCCTGCGCGAGGTCCTCGTCGAAGCCCTCGATGCCTGCGAGCTCCTCGACCTCGACATAGGCCACTTCTTCCAGCGCGCCGAAGCCTTCGGCGACCAGCAGCTGGGCCAGCGTCTCGTCGACGTCGAGCTCGTTCTGGAACATCTCCGAACGCTCGACGAATTCCTTCTGGCGCTTCTCGCTCGCATCCGCCTCGGTGAGGATGTCGATCGCCTTGCCGGTGAGCTGCGAGGCGAGACGGACGTTCTGGCCGCGGCGGCCGATGGCGAGGCTCAGCTGGTCGTCGGGGACGACCACTTCGATGCGGTCCTCTTCCTCGTCGATCACGACGCGGCTGACGTTCGCCGGCTGCAGCGCGTTGACCACGAAGGTGGCGGTGTCCGGCGACCAGGGAATGATGTCGATCTTCTCGCCCTGCATCTCCTGCACGACGGCCTGCACGCGGCTGCCCTTCATGCCGACGCAGGCGCCGACCGGATCGATCGAGCCGTCATGGCTGATCACGCCGATCTTGGCGCGGCTGCCCGGATCGCGGGCGGCGGCCTTGATCTCGATGATGCCGTCGTAGATTTCTGGCACTTCCTGCGCGAACAGCTTCTTCATGAACTCGGGGTGCGCCCGGCTCAGGAAGATCTGCGGACCACGGTTCTCGCGGCGGACGTTGAGCACCACCGAGCGGACGCGATCGCCGACGCGCACCACTTCGCGCGGGATCTGCTGGTCGCGGCGGATCACGCCTTCGGCGCGGCCCAGGTCGACGACGACATGGCCGAACTCGACGCGCTTCACCACACCGGTGATGATCTCGTTCACCCGGTCCTTGAACTCGTCATACTGGCGCTCGCGCTCGGCGTCGCGGACCTTCTGGAAGATGATCTGCTTGGACGCCTGCGCCTGGATGCGGCCGAACTCGATCGGGGGCAGCGGATCGACGATGAAGTCGCCGACCTTCGCGCCCTTCTGAAGCTTCTGCGCGCCCTTCAGGTCGACCTGCTTGAAATAGTCGTCCACGGCTTCCACCACCTCGACGACGCGCCACAAGCGGAGGTCGCCCGAGATCGGATCGAGCTTCGCGCGGATGTCGTTCTCGACACCGTAGCGGTTCTTCGCGGCGCGCTGGATCGCGTCTTCCATCGCCTCGATGACGATGGCCTTGTCGATCAGCTTTTCCTTCGCGACCGAATCGGCGATCGCGAGCAGCTCGGCCTTGTTGGCAGAAATGGCGGTGGCCATCCGGGCTTATCCTTCTACTTCGATAATCTTGTCGGCGCCCTCGGCGGAGAGCGGCGCGGTGGCGGCGATCAGACGATCGGTCATCGTCAGCTTGGCATCCTCGATCGCCGCGAACGGGAGGACATGCTGCGTCTCGTCCTGCGTCACGATCGTGATGGTGCCTGCGTCCTTGTCGATGCCGGCGAGATCGCCCTTGAACTGCTTGCGCCCGTCCAGCTTCTCGGCGAGCGTGATCCGGGCCTCATGGCCCTTCCAGTCCTCGAAATCCTGCAGCCGGGTGAGCGGCCGGTCGATGCCCGGCGAGCTGACTTCCAGCCGATAGGCATGGTCGATCGGGTCGCGGCCCTCGGCTTCCAGCCGGTCGAGAAGATCCGAGATGCGGCGCGACAGATCGGCGCAATCATCGATCGTCAGCTGGCGCGTATCCGGGCGCTCGGCCATGATCTGCAGCGTGGGATCGCTCTGGCCGCCGAACATCTTCACGCGCACCAGGGCGAAGCCCAGCGCCTGCGCTTCGGTTTCGATCATCTTGGCCAGTTCGGCGAGATTCGCCACACGCGTCTCCGGTTGAAATCAAGCAGCTTCGGCGCCGGAGCCTGGTGGCCCCGACCTCGATCATGTTTGACGATGTCCGAGAAAGCAGGACGCGATATACGCAATAGCAAGGGTGGGAGCAAGAGGGCGACCGGACCCGGCGCATCTTTTCGGGCAGGAAAGTCGTTGCAACTCGTTGCAAAACCGGCTGCGTTCGCGGCCGAGGCTTTGTCGGAGAGGACTTTCATGCCCCGTTCGCTGCTCTTGATTCCGATTCTGTTTGCTGCCGCCTGTTCGTCGCCGGGCTCCAACGCCCAGCAGCCCACCGGCACCGCAGGCACCCCGACCCCGCTGCCGGTGCCGAGCGGCACCCCCGCCCCGCTGCCGGCCGGCGTGCCGTTCGTCGCGACGCGCGTCGCGGACTTCGACTCGCCCTTCGCGCTCGCCTTCCTGCCCGATGGGGCCGCACTCGTCACCGAAAAGGCCGGGCAGCTGCAATATTGGGAAGTGGGCCAGAAGGCGCAGGCGGTAAGCGGCGTGCCCAAGGTCGCCGCCGGCGGCCAGGGCGGCCTGCTCGACGTGGCGCCCGCGCCGGACTTTGCCGGCAGCAACATCATCTACTTCACCTATTCGGAACCGCGCGCCAACGGCAGCGCGCTGGCACTCGCGCGCGCCAAGCTGACCCGCGGCAAGGCGATGGCGCCGCGACTCGACAATGTGGAGGTGCTGTTCCGCTCCGGTGCCGACGGCGACGGCGGCCAGTTCGGCGCGGTCATCGCCTTTGCACCGGACGGCAAGTCGCTGTTCCTGTCGTCGGGCGAACGCCAGCGCTTCACCCCTGCGCAGGACCCGAACCAGGCGATCGGCAAGATCCTGCACCTGACGCTCGACGGCAAGCCGGCCTCGGACAATCCGGATGCGGGCAAGGTCGGCGCCACCAGCGTGCAGGTGATCGATCCGCCCGAGGACACGGAGGCCGCCAAGACCGCCAAGGGCCGCCCCTTCGCGTTCGACGGGCCCAATCCGGCGCCTGCGTCGATCTGGAGCAGCGGCCATCGCAATCCCTATGGCCTTGTCTTCGATGCCTCCGGCAACCTGTGGGAGCACGAGATGGGCCCGCAGGGCGGCGACGAGCTCAACCTGATCGTCAAGGGCCGCAACTATGGCTGGCCCAACGTTTCGTTCGGGGAGAATTACAACAACAAGCCGATCCCCAAGCCCAAGGCCGGCGACGGCTATGAGATGCCCAAGCTCCACTGGGTGCCGTCGATCTCGCCCTCGGGGCTGATCTATTACACCGGCAGCGAGTTCCCGCAGTGGAGGGGCTCGCTGCTGATGGGCGCGATGTCCGGCCAGGCACTGCTCCGCATCGCGCTCGACGGCAGCAATGCCCGCAAGGCCGACCAGTGGACCCTCGACATGCGCATCCGCGACGTCGCGCAAGGACCGGACGGCTCGCTCTGGCTGCTGCAGGACGGCGCCAAGGGCGATGGCGGCTGGCTGATGCGGATCAGCCCGAAGAAGTGAGGCCGTGAAATTCCTCCCCGGGCGAAGCTCGGGGAGGAGTTGCATTACCGCACGATCAGGAAGTTCATCCGCGCCGCCGCGATCGGCCGCTCCTCCTCGTCCTGCCATGCCACCGCGCTGACATT
Protein-coding regions in this window:
- the rpsO gene encoding 30S ribosomal protein S15, whose translation is MSITQERKEALVKEHARNEGDTGSPEVQVAILSERIANLTEHFKTHAKDNHSRRGLLMLVNKRRSLLDYLKKKDQARYADLIAKLGLRK
- the truB gene encoding tRNA pseudouridine(55) synthase TruB, yielding MHGWILLDKPLGLGSTQGVSAVKRALREGGYAKVKVGHGGTLDPLATGVLPIALGEATKLAGRMLDSDKVYDFTIRFGVETDTLDAEGKVIATSEVFVDGADVEDVLGQFLGEIDQLPPAYSALKVNGERAYDLARSGQEVTLATRRITIHDLQYLSWQNEDGAQCATLRAHVSKGTYIRSLARDIARALGTVGHVTYLRRIKAGPFTLDQAISLDSLADAAKERRLEDICLPLRAGLDDIPALPLTPDQAGLLRQGRVLVGIAKDDGLYFALLGDTPVALVEAEAGSIRVVRGFNL
- a CDS encoding TonB-dependent receptor, with translation MTNATLLRVLLLGSAALTTPSALAATRNDTPAPVQGVQPDDSAPQQSGEIVVTAQRRTEAAKDVPVAVTAISGEKLEVLNSSGLDIRFLAARTPSLQIESSFGRTFPRFYIRGLGNTDFDPNAAQPVSVVYDNVALENPMLKAFPAFDLARVEVLRGPQGTLFGRNTPAGVVKLESQRPTDKYEAQGSVSWATYNTINADLALNAPLGNGFSLRVSGLVQHRDNWVVNDSTSAKSVANRKLEGYTDRAGRVQLAYTSGDFNALLNVHGRDLEGTPRVFRAGLFQQGSNNFSAGFDPKHVKLDGYTSQWLEQWGTNLQLDYHFDGIGTLYSVTAFERAKVQSTGDIDGGDTYAFPALGLNKALFDSNTGGITSPKEFSQELRFATDQFGAFRGQAGLYYFDQNLTYSEYGYPLGGGAQNQNIGHVNINENYGVFASGEFKATEQLTLRAGVRYSHDRKNDVITGFGPLTAGLKLPVQTKVKGEAVTWDASATYALTPDVNVYARFATGYLGPAIQDRVTFGSVPTTAGKQFTKSAEAGVKGSLPAQGLNYALTGYWFRTDDLQLTAVGGASNSTRLLSADHVNGYGVEAEFGYRPVRGLELTASGSYNFTQIRDPKLAVAVCGSLCTVTDPTTTIGGTTVALVDGNPLPQAPRWVLNATARYGVPLANGGEVYVYTDWAYRSSVNFFLYSAKEFRGRALTEGGLRIGYRAPQGYEVAAFARNILNQIRAQSAIDFNNLTGMINEPRIIGGEIRFHF
- a CDS encoding thymidine kinase, coding for MAKLYFYYASMNAGKSTTLLQADFNYRERGMRTLLFTAGVHDRGGHGVIDSRLGIHADAIPFDALTDLRSIVQDAHFAAPLACVLVDEAQFLSAPQVRQLAAVCDEDEVPVLCYGLRTDFRGVLFEGAAALLAIADSLVEIKSVCECGRKATMNLRVDAEGRAVREGEQREIGGNDRYVALCRRHFVERRGTIG
- the rbfA gene encoding 30S ribosome-binding factor RbfA is translated as MRQNDTDETRSVRVLRVGEQVRHILSEILQRGDVHDDVLAKHMVSVTEVRMSPDLRHATVFVKPLLGKDEEAVLKALRTNTAFLQREVAHRVKMKYAARLKFLSDESFDEGSHIDKLLRAPNVARDLGEDDQG
- the infB gene encoding translation initiation factor IF-2, encoding MSDTENDKPKLGMRAPLGLKRTVETGKVKQSFSHGRSNTVVVEVKRRRVLGPQGAPIDESTPAPAAAPEAPAAQAPRAAAPQQQAPRPAAQPPRRPMDNLSPQERQAKLLREAEEQRMQALEESRRRDDRLRAEAQEEERRRAEERARAQTEAAAAPAEAAAPEPTPAPAPAPEPTPEVVAEAPAPAPAPTPEPTPAPAPAPAAPQAAAPQQPAAPKPAQPQAAAPKPAAPAQPPRRPIPQGPITLQLDASLPAPRRFTPVVRPEIPKPQPKPEPQQAAPAATQQQQPQQQAPQQNQNQQRPAAGAGAARPAPSGPGAAPRRPGADPAKPSRDRKGDDRRQSGKLTVTRALGGDDGARARSLAALKRAREKEHRRSYGGPREPQIKQVRDVVVPDAITVQELANRMAEKGADLVKALFKMGMMVTVNQTIDQDTAELLVTDFGHNVQRVSDSDVDIQVDTELDPEDKLQPRPPVVTIMGHVDHGKTSLLDALRGTDVVRGEAGGITQHIGAYQVTLKDKSKITFLDTPGHEAFSDMRARGANVTDIVVLVVAANDGLMPQTIEAINHTKAAGVPMIVAINKVDLDSANPQKVRERLLEHEVIVEEMGGDVQNVEVSALKKIGLDELIEKIQLQAELLELRANPDREAEGTVIEAKLDKGRGPVATILVNRGTLRVGDVFVVGAESGKVRAMIDDKGRQIKEAGPAMPVEVLGISGVPSAGDPMQVVENEARAREVAEYRQGVLLQKRTTQAPASLESMFSALKDKQAIEYPVVVKADTQGSTEAIVGALSKLGNDDIRVRILHSGVGGITESDVSLAAASGAPIIGFNVRANAKAREIAERNKVALKYYDVIYDLTDEIRAGMAGELGPEAFETVVGRAEIKEVFSAGKHGKAAGLLVVDGFIRKALKARITRNDVIIYTGEIASLRRFKDDVAEVRAGLECGVTFTQNFVDIKAGDYLETYEVELRERTL